In Triticum urartu cultivar G1812 chromosome 6, Tu2.1, whole genome shotgun sequence, the following proteins share a genomic window:
- the LOC125515532 gene encoding probable histone H2AXb codes for MATAAAGGGRGKPKGSKSVSRSVKAGLQFPVGRVARHLKVGRYAKRVGAGAPVYLCAVLEYLAAEALELAGNAARDNKKTRISPRHIQLAVRNDEELSRLLGGVTIAAGGVLPNIHSVLLPKKVGKGAGTGGSASQSQEF; via the coding sequence ATGGCGACAGCAGCAGCCGGCGGCGGGAGGGGCAAGCCGAAGGGGAGCAAGTCGGTGTCGCGGTCGGTGAAGGCGGGCCTGCAGTTCCCGGTCGGCCGCGTCGCCCGGCACCTCAAGGTCGGCCGCTACGCGAAGCGCGTGGGCGCGGGCGCCCCCGTCTACCTCTGCGCCGTGCTCGAGTACCTCGCCGCCGAGGCGCTGGAGCTGGCGGGCAACGCGGCGCGCGACAACAAGAAGACCCGGATCTCGCCGCGCCACATCCAGCTCGCCGTCCGCAACGACGAGGAGCTCAGCCGGCTGCTCGGCGGCGTCACCATCGCCGCCGGCGGCGTCCTGCCCAACATCCACTCCGTGCTCCTCCCCAAGAAGGTCGGCAAGGGCGCCGGCACCGGCGGGTCCGCTTCCCAGTCCCAGGAGTTTTAG